Proteins from one Limanda limanda chromosome 4, fLimLim1.1, whole genome shotgun sequence genomic window:
- the LOC133000183 gene encoding U1 small nuclear ribonucleoprotein 70 kDa-like — protein MTQFLPPNLLALFAPRDPISFLPQLEKLPHEKHHNQPYRGIAPFIRHFEDPRDVPPPTRAETRDQRLERKRREKLERRQVVAETELKLWDPHNDPNAQGDAFKTLFVARVNYDTTESKLRREFEVYGPIKRIYMVHNKRTGKPRGYAFIESEHERDMHSAYKHADGKKIDGRRVLVDVERGRTVKGWQPRRLGGGLGATRRGGADVNMKHSGRDDASRNDDRALGGDQDRGDRRERSRERERERERPTMGVEVPGSGHRRREREREHGGAMVGDSRSREKSRVWKRRSRSRDRKRDRQRGKGLDGEEEVNQGDAAPDGEERVLEEHEGEPGEDMEERGDRDRDRDRRRSHRDKERTRGCDRKCLRPSR, from the coding sequence ATGACTCAGTTTCTTCCGCCAAACCTGCTGGCTCTGTTTGCGCCTCGGGATCCCATTTCCTTTCTGCCTCAACTGGAGAAGTTGCCTCACGAGAAACATCACAACCAGCCTTACCGTGGCATTGCTCCATTCATCAGGCACTTCGAGGACCCGAGAGATGTTCCTCCACCAACCAGGGCAGAGACCCGTGACCAGCggctggagagaaagaggcgaGAGAAACTTGAGAGAAGGCAAGTAGTGGCTGAGACAGAACTCAAGCTTTGGGACCCACACAATGACCCTAATGCACAAGGAGATGCCTTCAAGACTCTGTTTGTTGCACGAGTGAACTATGACACCACAGAGTCCAAGCTTCGACGTGAGTTTGAGGTGTATGGCCCCATCAAACGGATTTACATGGTCCACAACAAGAGGACAGGGAAACCTCGCGGCTATGCATTCATTGAGTCTGAGCATGAACGAGACATGCACTCCGCCTACAAACATGCAGATGGGAAGAAGATTGATGGAAGAAGGGTGCTAGTGGACGTGGAGCGAGGACGCACTGTCAAAGGATGGCAACCTCGCAGACTAGGTGGTGGTTTGGGAGCCACCAGGAGAGGTGGAGCGGACGTCAACATGAAGCACTCTGGCCGAGATGATGCATCACGTAATGACGATCGCGCCCTTGGGGGTGATCAGGACCGTGGAGATCGGCGGGAACGAAGCCGGGAgcgggaaagagagagagaaagaccgACTATGGGAGTAGAGGTTCCTGGCAGTGGTCATCGGCgtcgagagcgagagagggagcatGGGGGGGCAATGGTAGGAGACAGCCGAAGCAGGGAGAAGAGTCGAGTATggaagagaaggagcaggagccgAGATCGTAAGAGGGACAGGCAAAGAGGCAAGGGGCtggatggggaggaggaggtcaacCAGGGAGACGCTGCCCCTGATGGTGAGGAGCGGGTGCTAGAggaacatgaaggagaaccggGTGAGGACATGGAAGAACGTGGAGAccgagacagggacagagaccgAAGGCGGAGCCACAGGGACAAAGAGAGGACCAGGGGATGTGACAGGAAATGTCTCCGCCCGAGCAGATGA